The Pseudomonas cucumis sequence CGCCTAGGGATCTTCCATGAATACTGCATCTTTGGCCGGCAAACGTAGTGGCAATTTTTATGGCCTCGGTACTTATCTGGGCCTGGCCGGTGCCTTGCTGGCAATGGTCGCGCTGTTCTCGATCCTGAGCAGCCACTTCCTGTCTTACGACACCTTCAGCACTTTGGCCAACCAGATTCCCGATTTGATGGTGCTGGCGGTCGGCATGACCTTCGTATTGATCATTGGCGGTATCGACTTGTCGGTGGGGTCGGTGCTGGCGCTCGCGGCCTCGGCGGTCAGTGTGGCGATTCTCGGTTGGGGCTGGAGTGTCTTGCCTGCGGCCTTGCTCGGCATGGCGGTAGCGGCATTGGCCGGGACTGTCACCGGCTCGATCACCGTGGCGTGGCGGATTCCCTCGTTCATCGTGTCCCTCGGCGTGCTGGAAATGGCGCGAGGCCTGGCGTATCAGATGACCGGTTCGCGCACTGCCTACATCGGTGATGCCTTCGCCTGGCTGTCCAACCCGATCGCGTTTGGCATCTCGCCGTCATTCATCATTGCCTTGCTGATTATCTTCATCGCCCAGGCCGTGCTGACGCGTACGGTGTTCGGTCGTTACCTGATCGGCATCGGTACCAACGAAGAGGCGGTGCGTCTGGCGGGGATCAATCCGAAACCCTACAAGATCCTGGTCTTCAGTCTGATGGGGCTGCTGGCCGGTATCGCTGCGTTGTTTCAGATTTCTCGCCTGGAAGCGGCGGACCCGAACGCCGGCTCCGGTCTGGAGCTGCAGGTAATCGCTGCGGTCGTGATCGGCGGCACCAGCCTGATGGGCGGGCGCGGCTCGGTCATCAGCACGTTCTTCGGTGTGCTGATCATCTCCGTACTGGCAGCCGGTCTGGCTCAGATCGGCGCGACCGAGCCAACCAAACGCATCATCACCGGTGCGGTGATCGTGGTGGCGGTGGTGCTTGATACTTATCGCAGTCAGCGCGCAAGCCGGCGGACCTGAGTCATGGCAACAATCAAGGATGTAGCGGCACTCGCGGGCATTTCCTACACCACGGTTTCCCACGTGGTGAACAAGACGCGGCCGGTCAGTGAGGAAGTACGGGTCAAGGTCGAGGCGGCGATCAAAAGTCTCGACTACGTGCCCAGTGCCGTGGCCCGGTCATTGAAAGCGAAAACCACCGCGACCATCGGCCTGCTGGTGCCCAACAGCCTCAACCCGTACTTCGCCGAGTTGGCCCGTGGCATCGAGGATTACTGCGAGCGCAACGGCTATTGCGTCATCCTCTGCAACTCTGACGACAACCCGGACAAGCAACGCAGCTACCTTCGCGTGTTGCTGGAAAAGCGCATTGACGGCCTGATCGTTGCCTCGGCCGGTGGTGACAGCGGCCTGGCCGAAGGTCTAGCGGGGGTGCGAACGCCAATGGTGATCGTCGACCGTGGGCTCGAAGGTCTCGATGCCGATCTGGTGCGCATCGATCACGAATACGGTGCCTATCTGGCGACCCGACACCTGCTGGAGCTGGGGCATCGGGACATCGCCACGATTGGCGGGCCAGCGAGTACCAGCGTGGCGCAGATGCGTCTGGCCGGTTATTGCCGCGCCTTGAAAGAGGCGGGCGTCGAAGTGCCGCGCGAGCGCATGCTGGAAAGCGACTTCACCAGCACCGGCGGTTATAACGCCGCCGCGATCCTGTTGGAAAAGAACCCGCCCAGCGCGATTTTCGCCGGTAACGACATGATTGGCATCGGTGTGTTGCGCGCCGCTGCCGAGCGCAATATTCGTGTGCCTACCGAGCTGTCGGTGATCGGCTTTGACGATATCCAGATGAGCCGTTACGTCTACCCGGCGCTGACCACCGTGGGCCAGTCGATCCTGCAGCTTGGCGAGATGGCGGCCGAAGTGCTGTTGCGCAGGATTGCCACGCCGGCTCTGGCGACCGATCAGCGCATCGTGACGCCGAGTATTGTCCTGCGCGAATCGACTGCGCCGCTGGCTGGTGTGTTCGCCCAATTCCGCTAAACAAAAAGTACCGCTGAAACCAAAAGCACCGCAGAAACAGAATTGACGAGTGATGTATGCCAGCAAAAGTAGTGGTAATAGGCAGCCTGAACATGGACTTGGTCACCCGGGCGCCACGGCTGCCTCGTGGTGGTGAAACGCTGATCGGCCAATCGTTTGCCACGGTTTCCGGCGGCAAGGGCGCGAACCAGGCCGTGGCCGCAGCGCGGCTGGGAGCGCAGGTGTCGATGGTCGGTTGTGTCGGAAGCGATGCCTATGGCGAAGCGCTGCGCGAGGCGTTGTTGGCCGAGCAGATCGATTGCCAGGCGGTCAGTACGGTCGAAGATTCCAGCGGCGTGGCGTTGATCGTGGTCGATGACAACAGTCAGAACGCGATCGTGATTGTTGCCGGCGCCAACGGTGCGCTGACGCCCGAAGTGATCGACCGTTTCGACGCGGTGTTACAAGCGGCGGATGTCATTATCTGTCAGCTGGAAGTGCCGGATGCCACGGTTGGCCATGCTCTGAAGCGCGGTCGTGAGCTGGGTAAAACCGTGATTCTCAATCCGGCGCCGGCCAGTCGCCCGCTGCCGGTGGATTGGTATGCAGCCATCGATTACCTGATACCCAACGAAAGCGAAGCCTCGGCCTTGAGCGGTTTGCCGGTGGACTCCCTGAGCACCGCCGAAACCGCCGCCACCCGCTTGATCGCCATGGGTGCCGGCAAAGTGATCATCACCCTCGGCGCTCAGGGATCGCTATTGGCCAATGGCACACGGCTTGAGCATTTCCCGGCAGCGAAAGTGAAGGCGGTCGACACCACTGCGGCCGGCGACACGTTCGTCGGTGGTTTCGCAGCAGCTTTGGCGGCCGGCAAAAGCGAGGCTGAAGCGATCCGTTTCGGCCAGGTCGCCGCTGCGCTGTCGGTCACCCGGGCTGGCGCGCAACCTTCGATTCCCACCTTGTCCGACGTACAGGCCTTTAAAGCACCATGAAAAAGACTCCTTTGCTCAACGTCGCGCTGTCGCGGCTGATCGCCGCCCTGGGCCATGGCGACACGGTCGTGATCGGCGATGCCGGCCTGCCGGTTCCACCCGGCGTCGAATTGATAGACCTGGCCTTGACCCACGGAATTCCGGATTTCGTCAGTACCTTGAAGGTCGTGCTCAGCGAAATGCAGGTCGAAAGCCATGTGCTGGCCCATGAGATTCTGGACAAGAAACCGTCGGCCTTGAGCACGCTGGATGAACTGAATGCCGAAGGTGCACTGGGCCGGCGCGATCTGCTCAGTCATGACCAATTCAAAGCACTCAGCCGACAGGCACGGGCGATTGTTCGTACAGGCGAATGTCAGCCGTACTGCAACATCGTTTTGGTGGCTGGCGTAACGTTCTAACTTTCCATTCTTCCCATGCACAAGGAATGCGCTATGCACCGCTATGCTCAGAAACTGCACCACCTGCTCCGGAGTCTGCTGCTTTTGTCCCTGATTACCGCAACAAGCGCCCAAGCGGCGGAGAAGATCGACTTGATCATCGACACCGATCCGGGTGCCGATGACGTGGTTGCCTTGCTGTTTGCCCTGGCATCGCCGGAAGAGCTGAACATTCGTGCGTTGACCACCGTTGCTGGCAACGTACGTCTGGACAAGACCTCGCGTAATGCGCGTCTGGCCCGTGAGTGGGCAGGGCGCGAGGAGGTGCCTGTTTATGCGGGCGCGCCGAAACCCATGATGCGCACGCCGATCTATGCCGAGAACATCCATGGCAAGGAAGGTCTGTCGGGCGTCACGGTGCACGAACCGAAGAAAGGCCTGGCCGAAGGCAATGCGGTCAACTATCTGATCGATACCCTGAAGTCCGCCAAACCCCACAGCATCACCATCGCCATGCTCGGTCCACAGACCAACCTGGCGCTGGCGCTGATCCAGGAGCCTGAAATCGTTCAGGGCATCAAGGAAGTGGTGATAATGGGCGGTGCGCACTTCAATGGTGGCAATATCACCCCGGTGGCCGAATTCAATCTCTTCGCTGACCCGCAGGCTGCCGAAGTGGTGCTGAAAAGTGGTGTCAAGCTGACCTATCTGCCGCTGGATGTGACCCACAAGGTCCTCACGAGTGAAGCGCGCCTGCAGCAGATCGCCGCACTGGATAACAATGCCAGCAAACTGGTGGGCGATATTCTCAACGAATACGTCAAAGGCGACATGGAGCACTACGGCATTCCGGGTGGCCCGGTGCATGACGCCACAGTCATCGCTTACCTGCTCAAGCCGGAGCTGTTCACCGGACGTTCGGTCAACGTAGTGGTTGATAGCCGCGAAGGGCCGACTTTCGGCCAGACCATCGTCGACTGGTATGACGGCCTGAAGGCACCGAAAAATGCCTTCTGGGTTGAAAGCGGCGACGCTCAGGGCTTCTTCGACCTGCTGACCCAGCGTCTGGCTCGTTTGAAGTAAGGCATAGGCCCGCAGGTGCCAGCCTGCGGGTTTTACACTACTCGGTTTCTCTTGCGCCCATGTAGTCAGCGGGGTATTTCTCGAGAACCTGTTTGATGAATGTCTGTGCGGCTTGTGTTCCCAGTTCCTTGACCAGCAAATCGATACCAATGATTGCCAACTCTTCCGGGCTACCCGGGCTGTAAGAGCTGTGGCCCTGTGGCCACTTGGCTTTGATGTCGGCGTCGATACTTACGGTGGTCATGATGGCGCTCGTGAAGTCGGAAAGGCTGAGTGTCGAGTTAACCATTTTGTGGGACGTTTGGCACTCCGACTTAGGCATGAGGGGAGGGCTATGCGACACTTGGTCTTTGACGATTTTTCAAGGACAGTGCTGTGCAGATCGATTTGAACACTCCTGATGGCTTGACCCTCGAAGCGGTGCGTCAGCTGCTGGCTTCTGCCAGCGACGATGAACACACTCAGTTGCGGGTCACCAAGGGCGGCATCGCCTACATTTCGTCGGGTATTGTGGGCGGCACGGACATCGACGGGCTGCTGTTTCGCCTGGAGACTTGGGCCAAGGGTTCCGGTTATGTCGGATTGGTCGCAGCCAGCGACAAGGTCTGGGTCATGCAGATTTTCAATGCGCTCAAGCAGAACTGGCCGAAGCCGCCTTTCGACTACATCGACGTTTATTAAACGCCGTTCATATTCAGTCACGATTGAGTGATGAACGGCATGCTAATGCTCAGGCACACTCGACGCTGCCTGGATCGAGGGCGGGGCGAGCGCTCGCCTTGAAACCAAACGCCAAAATGGCGGTCGCACGATCTCAGCTTAACTATTGAAAAAAGGAGGCTTCATGCCTTGGAAGCTCGCGTCATTGGGTACTTTGTTGGCCGCCACCCTGCTGGCCGGTTGCAGCAGTACGTCCACCGAGTCGGCAAAGGACCCTGTGGCGACCGACACCGGCCACAGCCGTTGTGAAGCAAAGGCTGCCGAATTCACCATTGGCAAAAAGGCTTCGCCCCAATTGCTGGAGCAGGCACGTACCCGCGCAGGCGCGCAGAATGCCCGGTTCCTCAAGCCTGATGACATGGTGACCCTGGAATACCGCTCCGATCGCCTGAACCTGAACACCGACAACAATCTGGTGGTCACCCGCGTCAACTGCGGCTGATTTCTTCAGGCTTTTGTTTCGCCCATAAAAAACCCCGTCACATGGACGGGGTTTTTTTAGTGCGCCAGAAAATTACTCTGGGCGGACTTGTGCAGCTTGCATACCCTTTTGGCCTTTCTCAGCCACGAAGGAAACGGTCTGGCCTTCTTTCAGGCTTTTGAAACCGTCGCTTTCGATAGCTTTGAAGTGTACGAACAGGTCGTCACCGCCACCTTGAGGAGTGATGAAGCCGAAGCCTTTTTCATCGTTGAACCATTTAACGGTGCCGGTTTGGCGATTAGACATGGTGTATCTCCAAGAAACATATATTTTCAGTAGTACTGTGCTGCTCAGGCCAACTGGGCACACCGGAGTATCATAGTCGAAATGTTCGCTTTGGGAGCCCCCCGGGTGTGCTGTTTGCCCTACAGTCGCGTTTACTTTGTTGCTTCGTGTGGCTGAAAGCCCCGGTTTAAAAGGCTTTCAGTCGAAAGTAAAGACAATAAAAAAAGCTGAAAAACCTGCATAAATCGTACGAAAAAGCTAAATTTCATCACTTTTTATCGGCGGTGAGCCGAGTCAAAAGGACTTTTTCCTCACTTTTTCGCCGGTGCATTGGCCTTGCATTTAGCAATCTGACCCAGTGCTTTCTGTTGCAGTTCCGGGCTGGCCTTGTTATCCATCAGGGCCTGAATGTCGCCAGCCGGGTACGATTTGATCGCGTCGGCACCGCAAGCGCAGTGAGACTTCGCAGCCGCAGCGCCGATCTGCGGAGTGGCCGCCTGAGTGCACTGAGCCATGTATTTCTCGCGCTCCCCCTTTGGCCAATCGGCATGGGCAGCCAGCGGCAGCAACAGGACGACGGGTGCGACGATGGCGAATAAACGATTCAGACGCATGCTGAGATGCTCCTTTTGGGTCAATGTCTTGTTATCTGAGGGGTAAAGCGGGGTTCAAGTTCAGCACTCTGGCATAAAAATGCCTGATTTGCCCCAGCAGAAAACCTTGCCGCCGCGACGACCGTTCATCTGTGCTAGCATGCTTCGCTCGGGCGTTTGCAGGCTCCGGATGACCTTCAGTCCCGGTAGCGGCGGATGCGCGAATAACCCTGATTTGAATCCCAGTCACTCTGGTTCGGTTTTCCGGTTGGCCGCAAGGCTCCTGCCGCTGTAAGGCAGGCGTTCGTTATTGAATGGCCTGGATCGGATCTTGTACTGGCTCATCCCAACCCACGTGACCTTTGGTAGGGGTCACCACTAGGAGAGGAGGCGCCATGCCAACTATTACTCTTCCCGACGGCAGTCAACGTTCATTCGATCACCCGGTTTCCGTAGCCGAGGTCGCCGCATCCATCGGTGCCGGTCTGGCCAAGGCCACCGTGGCCGGTAAGGTCGATGGCAAGCTGGTCGACGCCAGCGACATCATCGACAGCGATTCCTCGCTGCAAATCATTACGCCAAAGGATGAAGAGGGGCTGGAGATCATTCGCCACTCTTGCGCCCACCTGGTTGGCCACGCGGTCAAGCAGTTGTACCCGACGGCCAAGATGGTCATCGGTCCGGTCATCGACGAAGGCTTCTATTACGACATCGCCTTCGAGCGTCCTTTCACCCCGGACGACCTGGCCGCCATCGAACAGCGCATGCAGCAGCTGATCGAGAAAGATTACGACGTGATCAAGAAAGTCACTCCGCGCGCCGAAGTGATCGAAGTGTTCAAGGCCCGCGGCGAAGACTATAAGCTGCGTCTGGTCGAAGACATGCCGAACGAGCAGGCCATGGGTCTGTACTATCACGAAGAATACGTCGACATGTGCCGCGGTCCGCACGTGCCGAACACGCGCTTCCTGAAATCCTTCAAGCTGACCAAGCTGTCCGGCGCCTATTGGCGTGGCGATGCCAAGAACGAGCAATTGCAGCGCGTTTACGGCACCGCATGGGCGGACAAGAAGCAACTGGCGGCTTACATCCAGCGCATCGAAGAAGCCGAGAAGCGCGATCACCGCAAGATCGGCAAGCGTCTGGGCCTGTTCCACACTCAGGAAGAGTCGCCGGGAATGGTGTTCTGGCACCCGAACGGCTGGACTCTGTACCAGGTGCTCGAGCAATACATGCGCAAGGTTCAGCGCGACAACGGCTACCTGGAGATCAAGACTCCACAAGTCGTTGACCGCAGCCTGTGGGAGAAATCCGGGCACTGGGCCAACTACGCCGACAACATGTTCACCACTCAGTCGGAAAACCGCGACTACGCCATCAAGCCGATGAACTGCCCGTGCCACGTGCAGGTGTTCAATCAGGGCCTGAAAAGCTACCGCGAGCTGCCGATGCGCTTGGCCGAGTTCGGTGCCTGCCACCGTAACGAGCCGTCGGGTGCACTGCACGGGATCATGCGCGTTCGCGCCTTCACTCAGGACGATGCTCACATCTTCTGTACTGAAGAGCAGATGCAGGCCGAATCCGCTGCGTTCATCAAGCTGACCATGGACGTCTATGCCGACTTCGGCTTCAAAGACGTCGAGATGAAGCTGTCCACTCGTCCGGAAAAACGCGTCGGTTCCGACGAATTGTGGGATCGCGCCGAAGCGGCATTGGCCGCAGCCCTTGATAGCGCGGGCCTGCCGTATGATCTGCAGCCGGGTGAGGGTGCGTTCTACGGTCCGAAGATCGAGTTTTCGCTGAAAGATTGCCTCGGCCGTGTCTGGCAATGTGGTACCCTTCAGCTCGATTTTAACCTGCCTGTCCGTCTGGGAGCCGAATACGTCTCCGAAGACAACAGTCGCAAGCACCCGGTCATGTTGCACCGGGCGATCCTCGGATCCTTCGAACGTTTCGTCGGAATCCTGATCGAGCACTACGAGGGTGCATTCCCTGCGTGGCTGGCTCCGACTCAGGCAGTGATCATGAATATCACTGACAAACAGGCCGATTTTGCCGCCGAGGTTGAAAAAACCCTCAATGAAAGCGGATTTCGTGCCAAGTCTGACTTGAGAAATGAAAAGATCGGCTTTAAAATCCGCGAGCATACTTTGCTCAAGGTTCCCTATCTCTTGGTTATCGGAGATCGGGAAGTCGAGATGCAGACTGTCGCTGTGCGTACTCGTGAAGGTGCTGACCTGGGCTCGATGCCCGTCGCCCAGTTCGCTGAGTTTCTCGCGCAAGCGGTTTCCCGGCGTGGTCGCCCAGATTCGGAGTAATTACTATTAAGCGTGAAATGAGACAAGATAAACGAGCTGCACCGAAAGCCCCGATCAACGAGAATATCTCGGCACGCGAGGTTCGGTTAATTGGGGCTGAAGGTGAACAGCTTGGGATTGTGTCAATTGAAGACGCGCTTCTTAAGGCTGAAGAGGCCAAACTGGATTTGGTGGAAATTTCCGCCGATGCAGTACCCCCTGTTTGCAAACTGATGGACTACGGCAAATCGATCTTCGAGAAGAAGAAGCAGATTGCCGCGGCCAAGAAAAACCAGAAGCAGATTCAGGTTAAAGAAATCAAGTTTCGTCCAGGGACGGAGGAAGGGGATTACCAGGTAAAACTGCGCAACCTGGTACGTTTCCTGAGTGATGGGGACAGGGCCAAGGTATCCTTGCGATTCCGCGGCCGTGAGATGGCCCACCAGGAGCTGGGGATGGAACTCCTCAAGCGAGTTGAAGGTGACTTGCTCGAGTACGGTTCGGTCGAACAGCATCCTAAGATGGAAGGACGCCAGCTGATCATGGTCATCGCCCCGAAAAAGAAGAAGTAATCAACAGGGCACGGCAGGCCTTCTGATTATGTTTATCAACTGAATGCGGAGTATCCGAACATGCCAAAAATGAAAACGAAAAGTGGTGCTGCTAAGCGGTTTCTGAAAACTGCTAACGGTATCAAGCACAAGCACGCTTTCAAGAGCCACATCCTGACTAAAATGTCGACCAAGCGTAAGCGTCAACTGCGCGGTAGCAGCTTGCTGCATCCGTCTGACGTGGCAAAAGTCGAGCGCATGCTGCGCCTTCGTTAATTTTAGTCAAGAATAGAGGAAGTAACTCATGGCTCGTGTAAAGCGTGGCGTCATTGCCCGTAAACGTCACAAAAAAATTCTGAAACTTGCTAAAGGCTACTACGGCGCTCGCTCGCGCGTATTCCGTGTTGCCAAGCAAGCGGTAATCAAGGCAGGCCAATACGCCTACCGTGACCGTCGTCAGAAAAAACGTCAGTTCCGCGCTCTGTGGATTGCTCGTATCAACGCTGGTGCACGTATCAACGGTCTGTCCTACAGCCGTTTCATCGCCGGCCTGAAAAAAGCGTCCATCGAGATCGACCGTAAGGTTCTGGCTGATCTGGCAGTGAACGAAAAAGCGGCGTTTGCTGCGATTGTCGAGAAAGCTAAAGCCACCTTGGCTTAAGTACCCCCGACAGTCACCCGGCCTCACCTCTGTGGGGCCAGGTGTTAAACGTCATAAATAGGGGAAGAGCCTTCAAGCTCTTCCCCTATTTTGTATCTGGAGTCTGTACATGGAAAACCTGGATGCGCTCGTCTCTCAAGCACTAGAGGCTGTGCAAAGCGCTGAAGATATCAATGCCCTGGAGCAAATCCGGGTTCACTACCTTGGCAAGAAGGGTGAATTGACTCAGGTGATGAAGACCCTGGGGAATTTGCCAGCAGAAGAGCGTCCGCAAGTCGGCGCCCTGATCAACGTTGCCAAGGAGCGTGTCACAGAGGTTCTCAATGCTCGCAAGGCACTGTTTGAAGAGGCCGACCTGGCCGCCAAACTGTCTGCCGAGTCCATTGACGTGACCCTGCCTGGCCGCGGCCAGACCTCGGGTGGTCTGCATCCGGTTACGCGTACTCTGGAACGTATCGAACAGTTCTTCACCCACATTGGCTACGGCATCGCCGAAGGCCCTGAGGTCGAAGACGACTATCACAACTTCGAAGCACTCAACATCCCAGGCCATCACCCGGCCCGGTCGATGCATGACACCTTCTATTTCAATGCCAACATGTTGCTGCGCACCCATACCTCGCCGGTACAGGTCCGCACCATGGAATCGAAACAGCCGCCGATCCGCATCGTCTGCCCAGGCCGTGTGTACCGCAGCGACTCCGATATCACCCACTCGCCGATGTTCCACCAGGTCGAAGGCCTGCTGGTCGACCGCGATATCAACTTCGCCGACCTGAAAGGCACCATCGAAGAGTTCCTGCGCGTGTTCTTCGAAAAAGAACTGGCCGTGCGTTTCCGTCCTTCGTACTTCCCGTTCACCGAGCCATCCGCTGAAGTCGACATGGAATGCGTGATGTGCAGCGGTAAAGGCTGCCGCGTCTGCAAGCAGACTGGCTGGCTGGAAGTCATGGGCTGCGGCATGGTTCACCCGAACGTGCTGCGCATGTCCGGGATCGACCCGGAAGAGTTTTCGGGCTTCGCCTTCGGCATGGGCGTTGAGCGTCTGGCCATGCTGCGTTACGGCGTGAACGACTTGCGTCTGTTCTTCGACAACGACTTGCGGTTCCTCGCGCAATTTCGCTAGTCGTAACGAATTCTTAGGAGAGCAGGATGAAATTCAGTGAACAATGGCTGCGTGGCTGGGTAAGCCCGCAGGTAAGTCGCGACGAGCTGGTTGCTCGTCTGTCGATGGCCGGTCTTGAGGTCGATAGCGTTACGCCGGCCGCCGGTGAATTCAGTGGTGTGGTGGTGGGCGAGGTGCTGAGCACCGAGCAACACCCTGACGCTGACAAGTTGCGCGTTTGTCAGGTCAGCAATGGCTCGGAGACTTTCCAGGTAGTGTGCGGTGCGCCAAACGTGCGCCCCGGCCTGAAGATCCCGTTTGCCATGATCGGTGCCGAACTGCCGGGCGACTTCAAAATCAAGAAAGCCAAGCTGCGTGGCGTTGAGTCCAACGGCATGCTGTGCTCCCAGGCCGAGCTGCAAATCGGCGAAGGCAACGATGGCCTGATGGAATTGCCGTCCGATGCGCCAGTCGGTCAGGACATTCGTGAGTACCTGAGCCTCGACGACGCCAGCATCGAGGTCGACCTGACCCCGAACCGCGGTGATTGCCTGTCCCTAGCCGGTCTGGCTCGCGAAGTCGGTGCGCTGTATGCCGCCCAAGTCACGCGCCCGGTTGTTGCCAGCGTTCCCGCTATGCACGACGAAGTGCGTTCGGTTGAAGTGCTCGCGCCAGCCGCGTGCCCGCGTTACTTGGGTCGTGTGATCCGTAATGTTGATCTGTCCAAGCCTACGCCGCTGTGGATGGTCGAGCGTCTGCGTCGTGCCGACGTGCGCAGCATCGACGCCGCCGTCGACATCACCAACTACGTGATGCTGGAACTGGGTCAACCGCTGCACGCCTTCGATCTCGCCGAAATCAATGGCGGCATCCGCGTGCGCATGGCCGAAGAAGGCGAGAAGCTGGTGCTGCTCGATGGCCAGGAAGTCAGCCTGCGTAGCGATACGCTGGTGATTGCCGACCACACCCGCGCACTGGCAATCGCTGGCGTCATGGGGGGCGAGCACAGCGGCGTCAACACCGCGACCACTCGCGACATATTCCTTGAAAGTGCCTTCTTCGATCAGATTGCCGTTGCTGGCAAGGCTCGTTCTTACGGCCTGCACACTGACGCTTCGCACCGCTACGAGCGTGGCGTGGACTGGAAGCTGGCCCGTGAAGCCATGGAGCGCGCCACTGGCCTGCTGCTGGAGATCACCGGCGGTGAAGCTGGCCCGATCGTCGAAACCGTCAGCGAGCAGCATCTGCCATCGATCGCTCCGATCACCCTGCGTGCCCAACGCATCACCCAGATGCTGGGCATGGAAATGGACTCGGCCGAAGTCGAGCGTCTGCTCGGGGCCTTGGGTCTGACCATTTCTGCCGATGGGGCAGGGCAGTGGCGCGTTGAAGTGCCAAGCTTCCGTTTCGATATCAGCCTGGAAGTCGACCTGATCGAAGAGCTGGCCCGTCTGTACGGTTACAACCGTCTGCCGGTTCGCTACCCGCAAGCCCGTCTGGCGCCGCAAGCCAAGGCCGAAGCGCGCAGCGATCTGCCTGAACTGCGTCGTCTGCTAGTGGCTCGTGGTTATCAGGAAGCGATCACTTACAGCTTCATCGATCCGAAACAGTTCGAGTTGTTTAATCCGGGTGTCGAGCCGCTGCTGCTGGCCAACCCGATTTCCAACGACATGGCTGCCATGCGTTCGTCCCTGTGGCCTGGTCTGGTCAAGGCGCTTCAGCACAACCTGAACCGTCAGCAAGATCGCGTCCGCCTGTTCGAAAGCGGCCTGCGTTTCGTCGGTCAGCTGGAAGGCCTGAAGCAAGAGCCGATGCTGGCGGGTGTGGTGTGCGGTAGCCGTCTACCGGAAGGCTGGGCACAAGGTCGCGATGTCGTGGATTTCTTCGACGTCAAAGCCGATGTGGAAGCGGTACTGGGCTTCGCCGGTGCGCTGGATTCGTTCACGTTCGTGCCGGGCAAACACCCTGCGTTGCACCCGGGTCAAACCGCGCGCATCGAACGTGAAGGCCGCTTGGTAGGTTTCGTTGGCGCTATCCATCCTGAATTGTCGAAAACCCTCGGTCTCGACCGCCCGGTTTTCGTCTTCGAGTTGGTTCTGGCCGAAGTGGCATTGGGAAAAATGCCTAAATTCCAGGAGTTGTCGCGCTTTCCTGAAGTGCGTCGTGACTTGGCGCTGATTGCGGCCACGGACGTTGCGGCCAGTGCCGTACTGGACGTAATCCGTGAAAATGCAGGCGAATGGCTCACAGACCTCAGGCTATTTGACGTGTATCAGGGTAAAGGCATTGATCCTGATAGAAAAAGCCTTGCAGTCGGCTTGACCTGGCAGCATCCATCGCGCACTCTTAATGACGATGAGGTGAATACCGCGACGCAAAACATCCTCACCTCGCTCGAACAAAGGTTGAACGCCACGTTAAGGAAGTGACGTATGGGGGCTCTGACGAAAGCTGAGATGGCGGAACGTCTGTATGAAGAGCTGGGCCTGAATAAACGGGAGGCCAAGGAATTGGTCGAACTGTTTTTTGAGGAAATCAGGCA is a genomic window containing:
- a CDS encoding ABC transporter permease is translated as MNTASLAGKRSGNFYGLGTYLGLAGALLAMVALFSILSSHFLSYDTFSTLANQIPDLMVLAVGMTFVLIIGGIDLSVGSVLALAASAVSVAILGWGWSVLPAALLGMAVAALAGTVTGSITVAWRIPSFIVSLGVLEMARGLAYQMTGSRTAYIGDAFAWLSNPIAFGISPSFIIALLIIFIAQAVLTRTVFGRYLIGIGTNEEAVRLAGINPKPYKILVFSLMGLLAGIAALFQISRLEAADPNAGSGLELQVIAAVVIGGTSLMGGRGSVISTFFGVLIISVLAAGLAQIGATEPTKRIITGAVIVVAVVLDTYRSQRASRRT
- a CDS encoding LacI family DNA-binding transcriptional regulator; translation: MATIKDVAALAGISYTTVSHVVNKTRPVSEEVRVKVEAAIKSLDYVPSAVARSLKAKTTATIGLLVPNSLNPYFAELARGIEDYCERNGYCVILCNSDDNPDKQRSYLRVLLEKRIDGLIVASAGGDSGLAEGLAGVRTPMVIVDRGLEGLDADLVRIDHEYGAYLATRHLLELGHRDIATIGGPASTSVAQMRLAGYCRALKEAGVEVPRERMLESDFTSTGGYNAAAILLEKNPPSAIFAGNDMIGIGVLRAAAERNIRVPTELSVIGFDDIQMSRYVYPALTTVGQSILQLGEMAAEVLLRRIATPALATDQRIVTPSIVLRESTAPLAGVFAQFR
- the rbsK gene encoding ribokinase produces the protein MPAKVVVIGSLNMDLVTRAPRLPRGGETLIGQSFATVSGGKGANQAVAAARLGAQVSMVGCVGSDAYGEALREALLAEQIDCQAVSTVEDSSGVALIVVDDNSQNAIVIVAGANGALTPEVIDRFDAVLQAADVIICQLEVPDATVGHALKRGRELGKTVILNPAPASRPLPVDWYAAIDYLIPNESEASALSGLPVDSLSTAETAATRLIAMGAGKVIITLGAQGSLLANGTRLEHFPAAKVKAVDTTAAGDTFVGGFAAALAAGKSEAEAIRFGQVAAALSVTRAGAQPSIPTLSDVQAFKAP
- the rbsD gene encoding D-ribose pyranase; the encoded protein is MKKTPLLNVALSRLIAALGHGDTVVIGDAGLPVPPGVELIDLALTHGIPDFVSTLKVVLSEMQVESHVLAHEILDKKPSALSTLDELNAEGALGRRDLLSHDQFKALSRQARAIVRTGECQPYCNIVLVAGVTF
- a CDS encoding nucleoside hydrolase, with the translated sequence MHRYAQKLHHLLRSLLLLSLITATSAQAAEKIDLIIDTDPGADDVVALLFALASPEELNIRALTTVAGNVRLDKTSRNARLAREWAGREEVPVYAGAPKPMMRTPIYAENIHGKEGLSGVTVHEPKKGLAEGNAVNYLIDTLKSAKPHSITIAMLGPQTNLALALIQEPEIVQGIKEVVIMGGAHFNGGNITPVAEFNLFADPQAAEVVLKSGVKLTYLPLDVTHKVLTSEARLQQIAALDNNASKLVGDILNEYVKGDMEHYGIPGGPVHDATVIAYLLKPELFTGRSVNVVVDSREGPTFGQTIVDWYDGLKAPKNAFWVESGDAQGFFDLLTQRLARLK
- a CDS encoding I78 family peptidase inhibitor, which translates into the protein MPWKLASLGTLLAATLLAGCSSTSTESAKDPVATDTGHSRCEAKAAEFTIGKKASPQLLEQARTRAGAQNARFLKPDDMVTLEYRSDRLNLNTDNNLVVTRVNCG
- a CDS encoding cold-shock protein: MSNRQTGTVKWFNDEKGFGFITPQGGGDDLFVHFKAIESDGFKSLKEGQTVSFVAEKGQKGMQAAQVRPE